A window of Phycisphaeraceae bacterium genomic DNA:
CCGGCGTAACCATGCAGGGATATCCCGCACTGGTGGACAAACAGACCTCCGTCTCCCTGCGACTGTTTGATAGCGCGGATACCGCCCGCGCAGTCCACCGCGCCGGCGTGCGCCGTCTGTACCTGATCGCCCTTGCCGATGAGATGAAATACCTCACGCGAGGTCTCAGAGGCATTGATACTCTTGGCGTGCAATTCGCCCCGCTGGGCAGCGTATCCGCACTTCGGGCATACCTGATCGAGCTGGCGATCGACCGCACGTTTCTCGAAAACCTCCCCGAAGTGCGCACCCACATGGAGTTTGAAGTACGGTTGCGGGAGCGACAGCATCGCATCGATGAATCACTGCGGTCAACGGTTGCTCTGGTGACACAGATTCTCGCGGCATATCAGGCTGTGCAATTTCAACTCGGCGGACGGATCGCACCGAGCTGGACCGCAGCAATCAATGACATGCGTCAGCAGCTTGGTCGCCTGATGGCGGAAGGATTCCTGCTTCGCATTCCTTACCCGTGGCTTGAGCAATACCCCCGCTATCTCAAAGCGGTTCAGCTACGAATCCAGAAACTATCCAATGCAGGCCTCGATCGGGATGCGCGACACACCGCCGACCTTTCGCCGCTCTGGCAGCAATATGTTGCACGAGCTGAGCTTCATCGAGCTCGCGGTCTGTACGATCCTGCCCTTGAACAATATCGCTGGATGCTTGAGGAGTTTCGCGTCTCACTCTTTGCCCAGGAGTTGGGCACCGCGGTTCCGGTGTCGGCTAAAAGGCTTGAACAGCAATGGGCAATGGTGAAGTAACCTTTCAGGGCGAGTGTGTGAAAGTCGTATATCGTTCCCCGCTTACATAAGTGTCTCGGATATAGTTCTGCTTCGCGAAGCTATTCCCCTTAGAATCCTCCCTCATGACCCGCCGACTTCGTGCCCTCGCTCGTATTCGCTGGCTTGTGTTTTTTGTGCTCCTCGTCGTTTTCGGCGCGGCTGCCTATTACGTTTATGAACGCTACTGGAATCCGGTGGTAAGCGTCACCCGGATTGTCGAAGCTCCGGTAGTCCATGCGTTTTATGCCACCGGCACGATCTCGCCCGACCGTGAATATCCGATCCGCGCTAACGTGGCAGGCCTCATCACTGAGCGGCTCGTGGATAAAGGCGATACGGTCAAAAAGGATCAACCCGTTGTCGTCATCACCAGCGATGACATCACTTTCAAGCTCGACCAGGCCAAGGCTGAGTTGAAGGAAAAGGAGCAGTTGGCTGACGACAAGACCTCGCCGATCCTTGCCGAGATTGACGCGAAGATTGTTGCCGCCGACGAAGTGCTCGCGCTGGCTCGCCGTGAAAATAAACGGATAGAGACTTTGGTGAAGTCAAACTCTGCCACCGATCAGGATCTGGATCGCTCGCTGGACCGCCTCAGCCGCGCGGCCAGCGATGCTGCCTCCAATCGAGCGCAGCGAGCGACACGAAAGATTCAACTTGATAAGGATGTCGATGTCGCACGCGCAGCACTACGCATCGCGCAGTGGAACTACGACCAGCAGACCATCCGCAGTCCGATTAATGGCGTCGTGCTCGACTGGCCCGTCTCACAAGGCACACGGGTGGCGGTCAACGATCACCTCATGCAGATAGCCGATGTGTCTCCGGGCAAACTCGTGATGCGGGCCGCGGTCGATGAGGAGGACAAGGTCGGCGTGACACCCGGCCAGGTGGTGCGGATGACGCTCTATTCGTTTCCCGGTGAAGTGCTCACAGGCTGCGTGAGCAAAATCTATGACAAGGCCGAGTCTGACCGTCGAACTTTCGAGGTGGACATCCAGATCGACGAGTCCGACCCGCATCGCGCCAAACTCTCGCCGGGCATGACAGGGGAACTGGCGTTTGTGATCGAAGAAAAGTCCAAAGCCAATATCCTGCCCTCTCAGGCTGTGCAAGGCGGGTCGGTATGGATCGTGCGCGAAGGCAGACTCAAACGTGCGGAAGTCAAACTCGGCCTGACCAGCATCGAGCGGACCGAAGTGCTATCCGGTCTGAGCGATGATGATCAGGTTGTCGTCAGCGCGGTCGGCAACCTGGAAGAAGGCCAGCGCGTGCGCACGCAATTTGTCGATCCGCGTGAAGCGGCAGGTCTGAACAAGCACGTGAAGAATGCGGACGGGTTCAAGGGGTTCCGTTAAGTCCGGCTAATTGACCGGATGTCCGCTGGATCACTCGCATGCGTTGGTTTATTTCCATCCGATATTTCCTTTCCCACAAGCGCCAATCACTGGTGTGTATCGCTGGTGTGACGATCAGTGTGATGATGTTCATCGCCATGTCCGCGATGATGGGTGGATTCACTGATAAGTTCATCATCGAGACGGTCGAGTCGTCCGGCCACATCACGATCAAGGACGAGTTCCGCGAGACTCAGACGCCGATACTCCAGCGTGCATATAAGGATCCCAACGCCCTGCTACTGGTTGATGGCACCAAGCCGCAGGACAAAATTAGAAAAATCAAGAACTCGACAGGTCTGCTCGCCAAACTCCGGCGGATGCCCGGCATCGTTGCTGCTGCGCCGGTGGTCACAGGTGACGTCATCGCGACCTACGGCACCAAGACGATGAATCTGGGTATTTTCGGCATCGAACCCGAACAGCAGATTCGCGTGACGACCATCGGCGACAAACTCATCGCCGGCGACTTTGGCCGACTCAAAACCGCGGGTAACGGCGTGGTCGTCGGCAGCGGCGTGGCAGACCTGCTGGGGGCTAAACTCGACGACACCATCGTTCTGACCAGTCCTACCGGCGGTAAGACCGTCGCCAAAATCGTCGGCATTTTTCAGACCGGCGTCACCCCGGTCGATTACGGCCGCGCCTACATGATGATCAACAACGCGCAAACGCTGGTGGATAAAAAAAACATCATCAATGAAATCGTCCTGCGCACCGACGACTACACCAAGGCGCAGGATTACGCAGCCCAGATCGAGTCAATCGCGGGCTACCGCACGGAAAGCTGGCAGGAATCAAACGCAAACTTCCTCAAGATTTTCCGCATCCAGACGGTTATCACCTACATCATCACAGCCTCGTTGCTCATCGTGGCTGCGTTCGGAGTGCTTAACATTCTCATCATGGCGGTACTGGAGCGCGTCAACGATATCGCAATCCTCAAAAGCATCGGCCTCTCACGCTCCGACATCACACAGATTTATCTCTTTCAGGGTCTGGTCATCGGCCTGATTGGTTCCAGTCTGGGACTGGCACTGGGAAAGGTAACGATTGAAATACTCCGGCGGCTGCCGATCCAGATGGAAGGGCTTGTTAAAACTGAAGGCCTGCTGATGAGCGAACATCGCAGCGATTACGTGACTGCGTTCATTGCGTCAATGATTATCGTTCTGCTGGCGGCGGCATATCCGGCACGGCGGGCGGCTGGTTACGACCCGGTGGATGTGATCCGGGGAGCGCATTGATGACCAGCAATCCGCAACAAGTCGATGCGAACTGCAGCAGTCCCGCCACACAGGCAAATGTCTTATTGCGTACTCAAAATGTCCACCGTGTCCTGGGGGAGGACGACGCGGCCACCGTCGTGCTGCGCGGTGTGGACATGACTATCGGCCGCAACGAGTACGTGTCGATCGTCGGGGCCAGCGGTTCGGGTAAGAGTACGCTTCTGTATCTCCTGGGTGGTCTGGATCGACCCAGCACCTTTACGCTTGATGAAAAACGAAACCGTTTACCCTGCGATCCGCCGAGCTGCGTGTTCATTGACGGACATAACACCCTTGAGCTAAATGATCCGCAGCTAGCCAGTCTGCGGAATGAAAAAATTGGTTTTGTTTTCCAATTTCACTACTTGCTCAAAGAATTCACAGCACAGGAAAACGTGGCGTTGCCAATGTTCAAACTCGGCCGTCTGCACCGTGCAGAGGCTATGGAACGGGCTGCCTCTCTGCTCACTGACCTTGGCTTGAGTAACAAGATCAGGCGGCCCGCCAATCGTCTCAGCGGCGGCGAGCAGCAGCGTGTCGCCATCGCCCGGGCATTATCAAATCATCCCGCGGTACTGCTGGCCGATGAGCCGACCGGTAACCTCGACAAGCGCAACAGCGAACTGGTCGCGGACATTTTCCATCAAATCGCGGATCGCGGTCAGACCATCGTGATGGTCACGCACGATCAGGCGTTAGCACATAAAGCGCGGCGAGTGGTCACGATGGAGGATGGCCGAATCATCGCTGATGATGCAACATCAACATCATCTGCCAGCCGCTGAGTCACTATCGAGATAACCGCTGAGCAGTTGTGGACGCCATCTGCAATCGGAATATCCTCAAATGATGCCGACCTCATTTTCCAATATCGTTGAACCAACCGATCAGAGCGTGTATGAGTTGCGTACAAGCGGAGCCGGTCCTGCGGGATCACTGCCGCTGACCGAGGAAATGCTCCGCAACTGGGCCAGCGGAGACCTCTTCGGCATGACGCAGAATGCCGGGATGGGCTGGAGGCCAACGGAGCTGACGAGGCCGGAGTTTCTGATTCTTTCGACATCGGGAGGTATCCGTGCGGACGATGGCTCACCCATCGCGCTGGGTTATCACACCGGCCACTGGGAAGTCGGGCTGTTGATGCGAGTCGCGGCCCGTGAGTTGCGGGATCGCGGCGCGATTCCCTTTGCGGGCTATGTCACCGATCCATGCGACGGCCGCTCGCAGGGCACGCGAGGCATGATGGACAGCCTGCCCTACCGCAATGATGCTGCCATTGTGCTGCGTCGTCTGATCCGATCGTTACCCCGCCGCGCAGGTGTCATGGGAGTTGCAACCTGTGACAAAGGATTGCCGGCGATGATGATGGCACTCGCGGGCTGCGGCGATCTGCCCGTCGTACTCGTCCCCGGCGGAGTAACGCTACCGGCACGGGGAGCGGAAGACGCGGGAAAAATTCAATCCATCAATGCGAGGTTTTCGCTTGGGGTTATCAGTCTGGAAGAAGCCGCCGAAATGGGTTGCCGTGCTTGCGGTTCGCCGGGAGGCGGTTGTCAGTTTCTCGGCACCGCTGCGACTTCACAGGTTGTCGGTGAGGCTCTGGGACTCTCGCTGCCGCACTCGGCATTAGCACCATCGGGCCAACCGATCTGGCTCGACATGGCGACACGTTCAGCCCGGGCACTGATGAACCTCACATCACAAAATATCGGGGTCAATCGCATCCTCACACCCGCGTCCATCAAAAATGCGATGGCTGTTCATGCAGCATTTGGCGGTTCGACCAATCTCCTGCTCCACATCCCGGCGATCGCACATGCGGCCGGCCTGACTCGTCCGGCCGTGCAGGATTGGATCGAGTTGAATCGACAGGTGCCGCGATTGGTCGATGCCTTACCGAACGGCCCGGTGGGTCACGTGACTGTCCGCGTTTTCCTCGCAGGCGGTGTGCCGGAAGTCATGCTCCACCTGCGACAGCTTGGGTTGCTCGATCTGTCATGCCTGACCGCAAGCGGAGAAACACTTGGCCGTGTGCTGGAATGGTGGGAAACCTCGCCGCGTCGCAGCCGCTTGCGTGATGAGCTACGAAAACAGGACGGCATCGATCCCGATGATGTAATCATGTCACCTTCACGTGCTGCTTCGCGTGGACTTACCAGCACCGTGACCTTTCCACTGGGTAATCTCGCGCCGCAAGGCTCGGTCATCAAGAGTACGTCGATCGATCCCAGCGTGGTCGGAGCTGATGGCGTGTACCGCAAAACAGGACCGGCACGAGTATTCACCACTGAGAAGGCGGCGATGGCGGCTATCAAAAGCGGTCACATTCGCGTCGGCGATGTGATGGTGCTCATCTGTCGCGGCCCTATGGGATCGGGCATGGAAGAGATAGCGCAGGTCACGACCGCGCTGAAGCACCTTGACTTTGGTAAACATGTCGCGGTCATCACGGACGCTCGGTTTTCCGGCGTCTCAACCGGAGCGTGCATCGGTCACATCGGCCCGGAAGCTCTGGCAGGCGGGCCGGTGGGCAAAGTTCTTGACGGCGACATGATTCAAATCGTGATCGACCGCAATCGACTTGAAGGCTCAATCAATCTCGTCGGTGAAAACGGTAAAGCTCAAGATGCCGCGGTCGGTGCCCGGCTGCTCGCTCAGCGACCGCTGCGCTCAGACCTCAAGCCGGATTCCGATCTCCCGGCAGATACACGGTTATGGGCTGCGCTACAAAGTGCCAGCGGCGGTACGTGGGGCGGCTGCGTGTACGACGCAGAAGCGATCTCGACCAAGTTACTCTCTACCCCGTAACCTCTGGCGTTTTTCGACAACTTCCAGATATGGTTCGGCGGAGCCTCACCCTTCCTGTTGTGTAATTTCGGCATCTGCGAAAGAGATAAGGTTCGGCGGAGCCTCACTCTCCCTGCTGTGTGACTTTGACATTTGCGAAAGAGTTACGGTTCGGCAGAGCCTCACCCTCCCTGCTGTGTAATTTCGGCATCTGCAAAAACTCAGTACTCCTCCGTACGTAGCCAAGCCCCCTTGAAATTTGTCGAAAGCCACGAATCTTCCGGGGAGATTGCGAGACCATAGCGATGGTTCCGTGCCTGCCAATGGTTCTGACTCAATTCCCTAAAGGTAACCGGTCGATAAAATCCTTCATCGTTCTGATTCACGGATCCGATCGAGATGCTTTCCGCGCGAGCTTATTCCTTCCGCCAGAAGTCGCGCCTTGCCATTTCACTTTCCTGGATCGGCGGATTCACCAATGCGGTGATGCTCATCACTTTCGTTGTCCCCATTTCGCACATGTCGGGCAATACGACACTGATCGCTCGTCATGCCATGGAGCGGCACTCTGTATCGCTGCTCTACGCGTTTCTGGTTTTGATGTTCCTTATCGGGGGCATGCTCTCGGCTTTGATGACGGAGGGCGCACGTCTGCGCGGCAATATCTCCAAATATGTCCTGCCCATGACGGTCGAAGCGGTGTTGCTGGCTGTCATCGCAATAGGACTCAAATACACGAACATCCAGCCGGGCGGTCACACGGTTGAACCCACTCAGGAACATCTCTGGTGGCTCACCGGTCTGGCGGCACTGGCGATGGGCCTGCAAAACGCGACGATCACCAAAATCTCCGGGTCCGAGATCCGAACGACGCACGTCACCGGCGTCATCACTGACTTCGGCTTTGAGAGCGTACAATTTTTTTACTGGTGGATGGAAAAGCTCCGCGGCAGGCGATGGGCTCGTGCCGGTCGGGTGCTTCGCATCTCGCAGCGGCACCCCACCGCTCTGAGGCTCCTGCTCCTGGCGAGCATCTTTGGTTCGTTCCTGCTGGGCGCGATCATCGGGACCTTTCTCTTTGACAGCTACGGGGCTATAAGTCTGCTGCTTCCCATCATTTTCTTGTTATGGATCATCTTTATTGATTGGCGTACTCCCATCGCTGACGTAAAAGAGCTTGATCTTCTCAGCGATCCTGAATTACGTGCCTTCGGTATCATCAAGGATTTGCTTCCGCCTGAATTGGGCATTTATCGCATCACCGGACCGCAGGGTCGCACACATCGGCCTCCTAATTTCCAGCTCTGGCTTAATCACATTCCCCGCCGATGGAAAGTGGTGATCCTTGCCATTCCATCGTCGATGCGCTTCACCAATAACGCAGTGCTCGATCTTCAAGCGGCTGCGCAGTCCTTGAACGAGCGCGGGAGCCGATTGGTTATTTCCGGCGTGACGCCACATCACTACCGCCAGCTCGATGCCATGGGTATTGCGAGGCGAGTTGATCTTGAAGATCTCTGCCCGGACCTGGAGTTTGCGATTGCCAGAGCGATGACGCACTTCAATAACATGGCACAAGGCCGCTCTCTGCGACACCGATGAAGCGACATACCAAGCAGGTCAAGACGGGAAAGGTTGATGCAGTCGAGGGGAAGTATTGAAATGCCCGGGACAGGAGTCGAACCTGCAAGGGATTTTACTCCCACCAGCACCTCAAGCTGGCGTGTCTGCCAATTTCACCACCCGGGCGGGGTTGTGGGACGCGGATTATAGCCAAGCCGTTTTTATGCCGCCAGCGGTCGAAGCATTCGCCTCATCATCTCACCGCATTTCCTTGCGTTTTCTCGTTCCAGCATGAATCGCTAAACGTCCCCAGAGGATGTGAGTCGGATCACTCACCAGTGCCGTCGGCGTTGACCACGACTTTGTGTGTGGTCACCGCTGCCCGAACGAGGGCTGCGATGCTGTCCTCCACGAGTATTTTGCCGCTGACCACCGCGACCGGACGTGCTGCCTCCTGAATGCGGGTGCTGATGTCGCGGTGTCACACCTTCAGCGCGAAGCGTCGCCTCATGCTCA
This region includes:
- a CDS encoding efflux RND transporter periplasmic adaptor subunit codes for the protein MTRRLRALARIRWLVFFVLLVVFGAAAYYVYERYWNPVVSVTRIVEAPVVHAFYATGTISPDREYPIRANVAGLITERLVDKGDTVKKDQPVVVITSDDITFKLDQAKAELKEKEQLADDKTSPILAEIDAKIVAADEVLALARRENKRIETLVKSNSATDQDLDRSLDRLSRAASDAASNRAQRATRKIQLDKDVDVARAALRIAQWNYDQQTIRSPINGVVLDWPVSQGTRVAVNDHLMQIADVSPGKLVMRAAVDEEDKVGVTPGQVVRMTLYSFPGEVLTGCVSKIYDKAESDRRTFEVDIQIDESDPHRAKLSPGMTGELAFVIEEKSKANILPSQAVQGGSVWIVREGRLKRAEVKLGLTSIERTEVLSGLSDDDQVVVSAVGNLEEGQRVRTQFVDPREAAGLNKHVKNADGFKGFR
- a CDS encoding ABC transporter permease; the encoded protein is MRWFISIRYFLSHKRQSLVCIAGVTISVMMFIAMSAMMGGFTDKFIIETVESSGHITIKDEFRETQTPILQRAYKDPNALLLVDGTKPQDKIRKIKNSTGLLAKLRRMPGIVAAAPVVTGDVIATYGTKTMNLGIFGIEPEQQIRVTTIGDKLIAGDFGRLKTAGNGVVVGSGVADLLGAKLDDTIVLTSPTGGKTVAKIVGIFQTGVTPVDYGRAYMMINNAQTLVDKKNIINEIVLRTDDYTKAQDYAAQIESIAGYRTESWQESNANFLKIFRIQTVITYIITASLLIVAAFGVLNILIMAVLERVNDIAILKSIGLSRSDITQIYLFQGLVIGLIGSSLGLALGKVTIEILRRLPIQMEGLVKTEGLLMSEHRSDYVTAFIASMIIVLLAAAYPARRAAGYDPVDVIRGAH
- a CDS encoding ABC transporter ATP-binding protein; the encoded protein is MTSNPQQVDANCSSPATQANVLLRTQNVHRVLGEDDAATVVLRGVDMTIGRNEYVSIVGASGSGKSTLLYLLGGLDRPSTFTLDEKRNRLPCDPPSCVFIDGHNTLELNDPQLASLRNEKIGFVFQFHYLLKEFTAQENVALPMFKLGRLHRAEAMERAASLLTDLGLSNKIRRPANRLSGGEQQRVAIARALSNHPAVLLADEPTGNLDKRNSELVADIFHQIADRGQTIVMVTHDQALAHKARRVVTMEDGRIIADDATSTSSASR
- a CDS encoding YjhG/YagF family D-xylonate dehydratase; translation: MPTSFSNIVEPTDQSVYELRTSGAGPAGSLPLTEEMLRNWASGDLFGMTQNAGMGWRPTELTRPEFLILSTSGGIRADDGSPIALGYHTGHWEVGLLMRVAARELRDRGAIPFAGYVTDPCDGRSQGTRGMMDSLPYRNDAAIVLRRLIRSLPRRAGVMGVATCDKGLPAMMMALAGCGDLPVVLVPGGVTLPARGAEDAGKIQSINARFSLGVISLEEAAEMGCRACGSPGGGCQFLGTAATSQVVGEALGLSLPHSALAPSGQPIWLDMATRSARALMNLTSQNIGVNRILTPASIKNAMAVHAAFGGSTNLLLHIPAIAHAAGLTRPAVQDWIELNRQVPRLVDALPNGPVGHVTVRVFLAGGVPEVMLHLRQLGLLDLSCLTASGETLGRVLEWWETSPRRSRLRDELRKQDGIDPDDVIMSPSRAASRGLTSTVTFPLGNLAPQGSVIKSTSIDPSVVGADGVYRKTGPARVFTTEKAAMAAIKSGHIRVGDVMVLICRGPMGSGMEEIAQVTTALKHLDFGKHVAVITDARFSGVSTGACIGHIGPEALAGGPVGKVLDGDMIQIVIDRNRLEGSINLVGENGKAQDAAVGARLLAQRPLRSDLKPDSDLPADTRLWAALQSASGGTWGGCVYDAEAISTKLLSTP
- a CDS encoding DUF1275 domain-containing protein is translated as MLSARAYSFRQKSRLAISLSWIGGFTNAVMLITFVVPISHMSGNTTLIARHAMERHSVSLLYAFLVLMFLIGGMLSALMTEGARLRGNISKYVLPMTVEAVLLAVIAIGLKYTNIQPGGHTVEPTQEHLWWLTGLAALAMGLQNATITKISGSEIRTTHVTGVITDFGFESVQFFYWWMEKLRGRRWARAGRVLRISQRHPTALRLLLLASIFGSFLLGAIIGTFLFDSYGAISLLLPIIFLLWIIFIDWRTPIADVKELDLLSDPELRAFGIIKDLLPPELGIYRITGPQGRTHRPPNFQLWLNHIPRRWKVVILAIPSSMRFTNNAVLDLQAAAQSLNERGSRLVISGVTPHHYRQLDAMGIARRVDLEDLCPDLEFAIARAMTHFNNMAQGRSLRHR